Genomic DNA from Phycisphaerae bacterium:
CGTGGTACCCTATGCGATCTGGCGGCCGACCGAGTTCTATCTTGCCGGCCATACCTGCTGGAACGTCGGCGGCATGACCTTCGATGCTGCGGGGCTGCGACTGTTCATGGCCGAGCGGGGTCTTGGCGAGGGCGAAATGAACGCCGTGGTGGTTCACGTCTGGTCGCTGTCAGCCGATTGACCACGCCTGCGTGAATGAGAAACACTTGAACCGGTCGGTAGGGCGGCGTCGAGGGCGCTTCAGCGACCGAGACCTGCCGCACTCTGCTTGATCCGCCTGATCATGTCGTCCAGTTCGCCTTGGTTGGCAAAGCCGATGGTGAACGCATCTATGAACGGGTGGCTCAGGGCAAAGCGCAGCGACTCGTCGATCTGGTCGCCTTTGAACGCCCCCTCGCCGACGATCTTCATTCCATAGACGGCCTTGCCTCGCTTGTGGGCCGCCTCCAGGATCGCGGCTACCTGCGGGATCTCTCCCGCTTTTTCACGTCCATGTGCATGGCGTACGGGTTGAAGCGGGCCAGAATCACCTCGACCCAGGGCTCTTCGGAAGCGGCCTTGAGCGCCTCAATCGAGTGGCATGAACAGCCCATCGCCCGAACCTGACCTTTCTGTTTGGCTTCGCTGAGAACCTCCATGGCCGGCTTCATTGTTTCCCGCCACGCCGGGTCCGTCAGGCAATGCAGCAGACAGATATCAATGTAGTCGGTCTTGAGTTCCTGGCGAAAACGCTCGATGTCCGCGCGGATATCCTCGGCCGGGCGGCAGACGTCGCCCGGCGTATGCGCCCAGACCTTCGATGTGATGACGAGCTTGTCGCGAGGAACCTGTCTCATCGCTTCGCCGATGTAGGGGTGCGACTTGTACATGTCCGCCGCTTCCCACCAACGCACACCTTCATCAAAGCCGTGCCGAAGCAGCTTGATCATGCCTTCGCTGCCAAGGTTACGCTGGATACTTCCGCCCTTGGTGCCTGTCCCGATCGCGAGGCGCGATGCCCTGATGCCCGTCTTGCCGAGCACAACGGTGTCGCTGGCGCTCGCCGCCCTCCCGGTCGAAGGCGCTGTGGTCGTCGTGGCTTTTTCCCCGAACACCTCCCCTGCGACTCCGGTCGCGGCTGCCGCACTCAGACCCAGAAACTCTCGCCGGTTGATCGTTCTCATGCCCCCATCTCCGCAGGTTGCCGCGCTGCAGTCTCCCCAATGGCAATTCTCGCCGATTGCTCACGAAGCGACGACGTGGTATCAGCAGTCAATTCGCATCCTACCTGTTTGTCGCGGCCGAGTCAAAGGTTTTTCTTGTGTCACTTGGCGACAGGCTGCGATTCAGGATGCACGAGCTTGCCAGGCAGTCGGCGAACCATGACCTCCGCCACGCTGAGCTCCTGTTTGCCCCCGACGGCCGCAATGCGGAAGTCGGCGCCGTTGGTCCGGTTACAGAACCGCACATCGGGCAAATGCAGGGAAATCATCCGCCAGGTGTCGGTCTTGCCGAGTGGAATGTCGCGCGTAGGCCGGAACGCACCCTCGAAGACGCTGGAGGCCCGGTCGCCGCTGTCATACTCGATGCGGATGGCATCGCAGCCGTCATCATCGCGAAGGATGATACTCACCTCGGCGACCGAGTCCATCCGGTCGAACATGAAGGAATCGTCAATCTCGAAGTAAAGAAAACGCGCCGGCAGCGAATCCGGCCCGGAGACGGTGGTCGCGCAGCGCCGGCCGTCGATCGTCGTGGTTTTCCAGTGTCCGTCCCCGGCGCTGGGCCGAAGGGTCAGACCGGCCGTGTGTTGCAGAGACCATCTGACCATATCAGCATTGACATAAGGGCCCTCCGGAAGCACCTGCGTGCCCTCGCGGAACAGGCGGGCATAACGCGCAGTCATCTCAATGTAACGCACGCCCCAATCCTGCGAGCGCGCAATATCCGTGCCCTCGTGCCATTCGTTCCACGTTTCAACGTGAACGATCCAGGGACGTCGTGCCGGCTGCATACGGAGCAGCTTCTCCCATTGCTCGCGATAAAAAGCCCCGCCGCGACGGGGAACGACGAGAGCCTCACGACCGGGGACCGCCGAATGGTCGTAACCCGGACCCAGCCCCGCGACGACGTCGCCCAGTGTCAGGCCCAGAGCTCCGCCCCAACGATACCAGGCATCAGACCGTCCGGGCCAATCGGCGTGGCGGACGAGGAAGAAGTCCGTTGCGAAATCTTTTCGGAACCGCTCGCGGGCGTCGTCGAACAGGCGATCGTCGACCTTCTCGGCAAAGCTGGCGGCGTAGAGGAAGATGATCGGCCGCCCGTCGACGCGGGCCCATTTCTGCGGCGGGATCATGCTGAAGAAATCGCGGATCGTGGCGTAAAACCACTCACGGCCGCGCAGGGTCGTCAGATCGATGCGGACGTTGCGCCGGCCGTCCGGGAGAACGTTCGTCCGCAGCGTGCTCGTGTCGTAGAAAAGGCCGATTTGCGGCGGACGGGGAACAGTCGAGTCTTCCTTATGTCCGGCCGTCATCCGATCGTGGGCCTGAACAAGCGGAGGCAGGCCGGCGAAGCTCCATTCGTCGTACTGGCCGGGAACACCCCAGAACACCGGCATGAAAAAGTCCAGGTTGGCCTCGGCCATGTCGCGAAGCTGAGCGTAGTGCCAGTCGGGCGACTTGTAGCTCAGATCGGCCATAAACGATTCGGGCGGATGCGTCGTGAGAGCGTCCGAGCCGTCGGGATTGCGGAGGTGAGCTCCCGTGTACACGTCATACCAGTAGAAGTAGGTCGTCCCCACGATGGGGCGGCCGCTCTTGAACGTCGGTGCTTTACCGTGCACGGCGGCTCTTAGCTTGAAATACCTGCCGGGTGGCGGACGATCGAGCGGAGAGGCCGCTGACGCGAAAGCGGCCGGCCGCCA
This window encodes:
- a CDS encoding aldo/keto reductase, whose product is MRTINRREFLGLSAAAATGVAGEVFGEKATTTTAPSTGRAASASDTVVLGKTGIRASRLAIGTGTKGGSIQRNLGSEGMIKLLRHGFDEGVRWWEAADMYKSHPYIGEAMRQVPRDKLVITSKVWAHTPGDVCRPAEDIRADIERFRQELKTDYIDICLLHCLTDPAWRETMKPAMEVLSEAKQKGQVRAMGCSCHSIEALKAASEEPWVEVILARFNPYAMHMDVKKRERSRR
- a CDS encoding DUF5010 domain-containing protein, with the translated sequence MRFEMVLGLLAVLAWRPAAFASAASPLDRPPPGRYFKLRAAVHGKAPTFKSGRPIVGTTYFYWYDVYTGAHLRNPDGSDALTTHPPESFMADLSYKSPDWHYAQLRDMAEANLDFFMPVFWGVPGQYDEWSFAGLPPLVQAHDRMTAGHKEDSTVPRPPQIGLFYDTSTLRTNVLPDGRRNVRIDLTTLRGREWFYATIRDFFSMIPPQKWARVDGRPIIFLYAASFAEKVDDRLFDDARERFRKDFATDFFLVRHADWPGRSDAWYRWGGALGLTLGDVVAGLGPGYDHSAVPGREALVVPRRGGAFYREQWEKLLRMQPARRPWIVHVETWNEWHEGTDIARSQDWGVRYIEMTARYARLFREGTQVLPEGPYVNADMVRWSLQHTAGLTLRPSAGDGHWKTTTIDGRRCATTVSGPDSLPARFLYFEIDDSFMFDRMDSVAEVSIILRDDDGCDAIRIEYDSGDRASSVFEGAFRPTRDIPLGKTDTWRMISLHLPDVRFCNRTNGADFRIAAVGGKQELSVAEVMVRRLPGKLVHPESQPVAK